One genomic segment of Bos javanicus breed banteng chromosome 23, ARS-OSU_banteng_1.0, whole genome shotgun sequence includes these proteins:
- the B3GALT4 gene encoding beta-1,3-galactosyltransferase 4: MRPGLSRRLLLAALLLLLVWTLFGPSGLGEELLSLSLASLLPGPASPGPPLALPRLLIPNEAACGAPGPPPFLLILVCTAPDNLNQRNAIRASWGRLREVRGLRVQTVFLLGEPGWGSRGSDLVWESAAHGDIMQAAFQDSYRNLTLKTLSGLSWADRHCPTARYILKTDDDVFVNVPELVSELVRRGGRWEQWETGVGPPRKAKAGDEKWDGSPTLGSQPVPLLYLGRVHWRVQPSRSPGGKHQVSEEQWPPSWGPFPPYASGTGYVLSASAVQLILKVASRAPLLPLEDVFVGLSARRGGLAPTHCVKLAGATHYPLDRCCYGKFLLTSHKLDPWEMQEAWKLVGGSDGERTVPFCSWLQGLLGILRCRLIAWLHS, translated from the coding sequence CTCCCTGGCCTCCTTGCTCCCCGGCCCGGCCTCGCCCGGGCCGCCCCTGGCCCTGCCCCGCCTCCTGATCCCCAACGAGGCGGCGTGCGGCGCGCCCGgcccccctcccttcctcctgatCCTGGTCTGCACCGCCCCGGACAACCTGAACCAGAGAAACGCCATCCGGGCCTCCTGGGGCCGCCTGCGCGAGGTCCGCGGGCTCAGGGTGCAGACTGTTTTCCTGCTGGGAGAGCCCGGCTGGGGGTCGCGCGGGAGCGACCTGGTGTGGGAGTCGGCGGCCCACGGGGACATCATGCAGGCAGCCTTCCAGGACTCCTACCGCAACCTCACCCTCAAGACCCTCAGCGGGCTGAGCTGGGCCGACAGACACTGCCCCACGGCCCGCTACATCCTCAAGACCGACGATGATGTGTTCGTCAACGTCCCCGAACTGGTGTCGGAGCTGGTCAGGCGGGGAGGCCGCTGGGAGCAATGGGAGACGGGCGTGGGGCCCCCGAGAAAGGCGAAGGCTGGAGATGAGAAGTGGGACGGAAGCCCCACCTTGGGGAGCCAGCCAGTGCCTCTCTTGTACTTGGGTCGCGTGCATTGGCGGGTGCAGCCCTCTCGGTCACCGGGAGGCAAGCACCAGGTATCGGAGGAGCAGTGGCCTCCCTCCTGGGGCCCCTTTCCCCCCTACGCCTCAGGCACGGGCTATGTGCTATCAGCTTCTGCTGTGCAGCTTATCCTGAAGGTGGCCAGCCGGGCACCCCTTCTGCCCCTGGAGGATGTTTTTGTGGGGTTAAGTGCCCGCCGAGGAGGCCTTGCCCCAACCCACTGTGTCAAGCTGGCTGGTGCCACCCACTACCCCCTGGATCGGTGCTGCTATGGGAAATTCCTTCTGACATCGCACAAGTTGGACCCCTGGGAGATGCAGGAAGCCTGGAAGCTAGTGGGTGGCTCTGATGGGGAAAGAACTGTACCTTTCTGCTCCTGGCTCCAGGGGCTCCTGGGCATCCTGCGATGCCGGTTAATAGCTTGGCTTCACAGCTGA